Proteins from a single region of Bos javanicus breed banteng chromosome 25, ARS-OSU_banteng_1.0, whole genome shotgun sequence:
- the HSPB1 gene encoding heat shock protein beta-1 — protein MAERRVPFSLLRGPSWDPFRDWYPAHSRLFDQAFGLPRLPEEWSQWLSHSGWPGYVRALPAAAIEGPAYNRALSRQLSSGVSEIQQTADRWRVSLDVNHFAPEELTVKTKDGVVEITGKHEERQDEHGYISRCFTRKYTLPPGVDPTLVSSSLSPEGTLTVEAPLPKSATQSAEITIPVTFQARAQLGGPEAGKSEQPENK, from the exons ATGGCCGAGCGCCGAGTGCCCTTCTCGCTCCTGCGGGGCCCCAGCTGGGACCCTTTCCGCGACTGGTATCCGGCCCACAGCCGCCTCTTCGACCAGGCCTTCGGGCTGCCCCGGCTGCCCGAGGAGTGGTCGCAGTGGCTGAGCCACAGCGGATGGCCGGGCTACGTGCGCGCGCTGCCCGCCGCAGCGATCGAGGGTCCCGCCTACAACCGCGCGCTCAGCCGGCAGCTCAGCAGTGGGGTCTCCGAGATCCAGCAGACCGCCGACCGCTGGCGCGTGTCCCTGGACGTCAACCACTTCGCCCCCGAGGAGCTGACGGTCAAGACCAAGGACGGCGTGGTGGAGATCACTG gcaAGCACGAGGAAAGGCAGGACGAGCACGGCTACATTTCCCGTTGCTTCACTCGCAAATACAC GCTGCCCCCCGGTGTGGACCCCACCCTGGtctcctcctctctgtcccctGAGGGCACGCTCACCGTGGAGGCCCCGTTGCCCAAGTCAGCCACCCAGTCGGCCGAGATCACCATTCCCGTCACCTTCCAGGCGCGTGCCCAGCTTGGCGGCCCCGAAGCCGGGAAGTCCGAACAGCCGGAAAACAAGTAA